The DNA region CGAAATCCTGCTGGCTGCCTGGGGTAGCGGCGCCCTGCCCGAGCCCTGACTCATCGGCGTTCTTGGCGCAGGCCGACGCGGCGAGTGCCGCCGCGAAAGCCAGCGCGAACTTGAGAGCGCGGGCCGAGACGGGAAGATGAAACATGCCGGACCTCCGGATCCTATTGCAATCGACAGTCGCCCATAAGCCGGCGCCGGTTAAGCCAAGGTTCCGTCAACCTTGACGAGAGTTTACGACCGCAGCGAAAACGCGCCACCACCGCGAAACCTGGCCGCAGGGTTAACGAAGGATGAGTGGCAAATTTGGGGCAGATCGGCCGAACCCCGCCATAATTGCTTCGTCAACGAATCGTCCTGTCCAAAAAAACGTCTCCGCAGCGTTTCTGGGGCCGCGTTTCAGGGGTGGTCACGCGCATCTTTGCTCAACCATGCGACTCAGGAGCGACCATTCGGACGATCCCCAGGCCACATCGCACGGCGCGGCGCTGTAAATAACAGGGAATTTACAGCGGGAGCCGACTTTTCGCGCGAGGCCATCCCGCCATGCCCCCAATCTCCAGACCCACCGCATCCCACCCGCAAGCTACATGCGTGTGACAGCCGGCGGAATCGGCTTAGCCTCCAAGCAGCGGGCTCCAGGCCGGATCGGAGCCGAAGCTCGGGGTCGGCACCGAGATGTCGACGCGCCCGGTCACGTCGGCCATGAAGATCTTGGCTCCGCCCTGATCGCGGAAGAACATCAGATAACGCCCGTTCGGCGCCCAGGTCGGCCCTTCATTGTGGAAACCCTCGGTCAGGATGCGCTCGCCCGAGCCGTCGGGCTTCATGACGCCGATGCCGAAGGAGCTGGAGGTCTGCCGGGTGAAGGCGATGTAGTCGCCCTTGGGCGACCAGACCGGCGTCGAATAGCGCCCATTGCCGAAGGAAATGCGCTTCGCCCCGCCGCCGCTCCCTCCCATGACATAGAGCTGCTGCGTGCCGCCGCGATCGCTCTCGAAGACGATCTGGCCGCCATCCGGCGAATAGGAGGGCGAGGTGTCGATCGCCCGAGTGTCGGTCAGGCGGGTCGTGGCGCGCGAGCGCAGATCCATCGAGTAGATATTGGCGTTGCCGCTCTGCTCGAGGCTCATGACGACACGCTGCCCGTCGGGCGAGAAGCGCGGCGAGAAGGTCATGCCCGGGAAGTTGCCGACGATCTCGCGCTGGCCGGTCTCGATGTTGAGAAGGCGCACGCTGGCATCGCCGTTCTGCGCGAAGGCCATATAGGTGACCTCCTGGCTGTTCGGCGAGAAGCGCGGCGTGACCACGAGCTCGCTGCCCTCGGTCAGATAGCGCACATTGGCGCCGTCCTGATCCATGATGGCGAGGCGCTTGCGGCGCGCCTGCTTCGGCCCTGTCTCGTCGACGAAGACGACGCGCGAATCGAAGAAGCCGCCGGCACCGGTGATCTTGGAATAGATGGCATCGGCGATCAGATGGGCGACGCGCCGCCAGTTATTGGCGTCGGTCGTATATTGCTGGCCGGTCGCCTGCTCGCCCGACAACACGTCCCAGAGGCGGAACTCGGCCTTCATCCGCGCCGAATCGCGCGAGACGCGGCCGGTCACCAGGGCCTGGGCATTGATCGCCCGCCAGGAATCGAATTGCGGCATGGCATCGGGCGAGACGGTCTTGTCGATGAAGGCCTTCTTGTCGATCGGCGCGAACACGCCGGAGCGCTGCAGGTCATTGGCGATCACGCCGGCGACGCGCGCCCCGAGATCACCCTCGCCCTGCAGATCGGGAATGGCGATCGGCATCGGCTGGAAATTGGCGCGGTCGAGCGAGACGATGAGCTCGGCGCGGGCAGCGCTGGCGATGAGGGGAGTGGCGGCCAAGCCGAATGCGAGGGAACGGCGGGAAATGGATGTCTTCATGATCTCGTGCGGCTGGTGGATGCCGCTTCCTTGTTAGTTGAGAGATGCGGCTCGACTATGACGAGCCGGCTCAGCCGAGCGAGGGGGGGTGGAACAGCGTATCCTTCCAATCGTTGAAGAAGGGAAGGAACTGCGCCGGTATCCGATAGGGCGCGCAGCGCATGACGGCGCGCTGCAGGGCGCCGGCCGTGGCGCGCACGCCAGGATCTGAGGAGCTGGTAGCGAGTTGCGGGCGCTCGGCCAGGCTGCCGTCTTCCTTGAAGACCACGCGCACCAGGGCTTGCTGCATCTTGGTCTCGTCCATCCCGGGCGGAAGGTCGAAGCACTTCTCGACCTGCTCCTTCAGGAGTCCGGCGAGCGCGTCGCGCATCGAGGGCGACAGCTTCGGCGAATTGCCGGTCTGGGTGCCGAGCGACGCCGTCCTCTGCAATTGCGCTCCGACCGAGCCCGACGATTGCGGCTTCTCCTTCGAGACCAGCAGCTTCTCGATCTCGCTCGTGGTTTTGGCGAAATTCGGCTCACCCTTCTCCTTGGCGGGCGGCTTCACGGGTTTGGGCGGCTCCTGCACCTTCTTGTCCTCGAGCAGCTGGGCAATCTTTGTCTTGTCGAGGGGCTGCGGCTTCGGCTTCTCGGGGGGTTTTGGAATTTCGGCATCGACCTTCGGCGGCTCGGGCTTTGGCGGCTCGGCCGCGGCCTTCTGCGGCTCGGGCTTCGGGTCCGGCTTGACGGGGTCCGTCGGCCGGGTCGGCGGCAAGGGCGGCGCGCTCACCTGATCGGAGATCTCCGGCGCCCGGGCGGGCGGGGTCGGCACATCGACTTGGTCGGTGCCTTGCGTCGGCTTGAGCTGCTCGGCCTCGGCCACCTTGTCGACACGCGGCTTCGGCGTCGGAGCGACCTCCTTGGCGGTTTTCTCGCCCTTGGTCATGGCGCTCAGCTCACTGGAGCTGATCAGCTCGACCGCGACCGTCTCTTCCGCGTCGGCGAAAGGCTGGGCCGAGGAGAGCGCAACAAGGCTCAGCACCAGCACGCCGACATGGGCGATGATGGAGATGGGAATGCCTGGCTCGGACCAGTCGAACTTCACCTCAACCTCGTCCTCAATTCCTCAGATCCGGCTCCGTGACCAACGCCACACGCTTATAGCCGGCGGCCGTGATCATCGACATGATCTGGGCGACCCTGCCGTAGCCGACCTGCTTGGCGCCGCGCACATAGATGCGCTCATCGGCGGCATTGGCCGCAATGGCCTTCAGCGTATCGAGCAGGGCCGCGTCCTCGACCGGCTTTTCCATCAAGAACACCTTGCCCTTCTCGTCGATCGAGATGGTCACGGGCTGCTTGTCGACATTGAGGGGCTTTGCGCCCGTCTGCGGCAGATCGAGCGGCACGCCCGAAGTCAGGAGCGGCGCCGCCACCATGAACACGATCAACAAAACCAGCATGACGTCGATGAACGGCGTCATATTGATTTGCGCAATGGCCGAGTGATGGCGCCGACGCCGACGCCGCCCCGTGCCTTCCTGGCTCATTGCCGAGACATTCGCACCCATCCGCGTTCAGCCCTCCGCGTCAGGCCGCAAGCCGCTGGTCGACCTGCCGTGACAGGATCGCGGAGAATTCGTCGGCAAAGCCCTCGAGCCGCGTCTGCAGATTGGCGACACGCGCCGCGAAGCTATTATAGGCGATGACGGCCGGAATTGCCGCCACGAGGCCGATCGCGGTCGCAAACAGCGCTTCCGAGATGCCGGGCGCGACGACCGCAAGGTTGGTGTTCTTCGAGGCCGCGATCGCCATGAAGGAATTCATGATGCCCCACACCGTGCCGAACAGCCCGATGAAGGGGCCGGCGGAGGCGATGTTGGAGAGCACCATCAGCCCCCCGTTCAGGCGCTCGGTCTCGCGCTGGATGGCGACGTCCATCACCTTCTCGACGCGTCCCGCGAAGCTGCCGAAGGCCCGCCCTGCCCCCTCGATCGAGCGCTTCCACTCGGTCATGGCGGCGAGG from Rhizobiales bacterium GAS188 includes:
- a CDS encoding TolB protein gives rise to the protein MKTSISRRSLAFGLAATPLIASAARAELIVSLDRANFQPMPIAIPDLQGEGDLGARVAGVIANDLQRSGVFAPIDKKAFIDKTVSPDAMPQFDSWRAINAQALVTGRVSRDSARMKAEFRLWDVLSGEQATGQQYTTDANNWRRVAHLIADAIYSKITGAGGFFDSRVVFVDETGPKQARRKRLAIMDQDGANVRYLTEGSELVVTPRFSPNSQEVTYMAFAQNGDASVRLLNIETGQREIVGNFPGMTFSPRFSPDGQRVVMSLEQSGNANIYSMDLRSRATTRLTDTRAIDTSPSYSPDGGQIVFESDRGGTQQLYVMGGSGGGAKRISFGNGRYSTPVWSPKGDYIAFTRQTSSSFGIGVMKPDGSGERILTEGFHNEGPTWAPNGRYLMFFRDQGGAKIFMADVTGRVDISVPTPSFGSDPAWSPLLGG
- a CDS encoding Cell division and transport-associated protein TolA, with amino-acid sequence MKFDWSEPGIPISIIAHVGVLVLSLVALSSAQPFADAEETVAVELISSSELSAMTKGEKTAKEVAPTPKPRVDKVAEAEQLKPTQGTDQVDVPTPPARAPEISDQVSAPPLPPTRPTDPVKPDPKPEPQKAAAEPPKPEPPKVDAEIPKPPEKPKPQPLDKTKIAQLLEDKKVQEPPKPVKPPAKEKGEPNFAKTTSEIEKLLVSKEKPQSSGSVGAQLQRTASLGTQTGNSPKLSPSMRDALAGLLKEQVEKCFDLPPGMDETKMQQALVRVVFKEDGSLAERPQLATSSSDPGVRATAGALQRAVMRCAPYRIPAQFLPFFNDWKDTLFHPPSLG
- a CDS encoding Cell division and transport-associated protein TolR produces the protein MGANVSAMSQEGTGRRRRRRHHSAIAQINMTPFIDVMLVLLIVFMVAAPLLTSGVPLDLPQTGAKPLNVDKQPVTISIDEKGKVFLMEKPVEDAALLDTLKAIAANAADERIYVRGAKQVGYGRVAQIMSMITAAGYKRVALVTEPDLRN
- a CDS encoding Cell division and transport-associated protein TolQ; this translates as MNAADVAQNALPSFAPSLSIWTLFWQAHIVVKLVMIGLVFASVWCWAIIFNKIILYKRLAKAMDRFEDVFWSGQSLDELYRTLSETQPTGMGAVFLAAMTEWKRSIEGAGRAFGSFAGRVEKVMDVAIQRETERLNGGLMVLSNIASAGPFIGLFGTVWGIMNSFMAIAASKNTNLAVVAPGISEALFATAIGLVAAIPAVIAYNSFAARVANLQTRLEGFADEFSAILSRQVDQRLAA